One window of Pelobates fuscus isolate aPelFus1 chromosome 9, aPelFus1.pri, whole genome shotgun sequence genomic DNA carries:
- the LOC134573204 gene encoding histo-blood group ABO system transferase-like, whose amino-acid sequence MLYEKPRAINPTRTDVVTMTPWLAPIVWNGTYNSDILNAQFQLRGVRIGLATFAIKKYVVFLKNFIETAEKFFMVGYKVNYYILTDRVEEVRQYNFKLGEGRQLFILKSPTYKRWQDICFRRMEMIRNYTRDRFSNEVDYLAVSDIDTLFMDDVGVESLSDLFGTIHFGFYNAPRQQFTYERRPESRAYIPPDEGDFYYAAGYFGGTTEEIYKLTNYCHNGIMADREKNIEALWHEESHLNKYFIYYKPTKLLSPEYLWDRSMGIPGFLKRRRFSTVPKNYNEIRFKR is encoded by the exons ATGTTGTATGAGAAGCCCCGAGCTATCAACCCCAC GAGAACTGACGTGGTGACGATGACACCGTGGCTTGCCCCTATTGTGTGGAATGGTACTTATAACAGTGATATATTGAATGCCCAGTTCCAATTACGAGGAGTCCGCATTGGCCTTGCAACTTTTGCCATTAAAAA ATATGTAGTGTTTCTCAAAAATTTCATTGAAACGGCTGAAAAATTCTTCATGGTAGGATATAAAGTCAACTATTACATACTCACTGACCGAGTCGAGGAAGTACGCCAGTACAATTTTAAACTTGGTGAAGGGAGACAGTTATTTATTCTGAAGTCTCCCACGTACAAAAGGTGGCAAGATATCTGCTTCAGACGAATGGAGATGATTCGTAATTACACTCGTGACAGATTCAGCAATGAGGTTGACTACCTGGCTGTGTCAGACATTGACACACTGTTCATGGATGATGTTGGCGTAGAGAGCTTAAGTGATTTGTTTGGAACCATACATTTTGGATTTTATAACGCACCTCGACAACAATTTACTTATGAACGGCGGCCAGAGTCTAGAGCCTACATTCCACCTGATGAGGGGGATTTTTATTACGCAGCAGGTTACTTTGGGGGTACAACAGAGGAAATATACAAACTGACCAATTACTGCCATAATGGCATAATGGCAGACAGAGAGAAAAATATTGAAGCTCTATGGCATGAAGAGAGCCATTTAAacaaatactttatttattacaaACCGACAAAGCTCCTTTCACCTGAATATTTATGGGACAGATCTATGGGTATCCCAGGCTTTCTTAAAAGACGAAGATTTTCTACTGTTCCAAAAAACTATAATGAAATAAGATTCAAAAGGTAA